A genome region from Bombus pyrosoma isolate SC7728 linkage group LG14, ASM1482585v1, whole genome shotgun sequence includes the following:
- the LOC122575023 gene encoding transmembrane protein 94 isoform X7 gives MDHRLLEILFKMDGDRAKDNTSKPSENVKNKSTEPLGLSTKIALETLQRDIRRVLQEYEEEYRRNKKYKAWLKDTLHHRSQYTTLCWTSAIALLINAIILVIAFFTTNDTWHPTLPYEGLTVCCLVVLNFILVVSDNKLRHEEIPYRVRVLLDQLEVAKNNSQWNPENYPHLCSPLSPCLTLQWTYRDGRIVNLPWALLVAGDIIVIKPGQQSPGYCIPYDDADAPMLHAREVYSPQVHSANEIFSTPQARTPLKNKVYKLQETPYLMNLRMALDQALDRPVTYHNRKRHLLMICCIEQLAYPVLLIIVLLVNLFRYLYATEYFGVGYWNEMFLLQPIAVSIPLLPLVFPTCWIFLNCFGMARFKALFKLYQSSKKLQFVDPFEDADISGPSNQEVVYNWLELKEYFFNILVGKEHMMSRSASILHVLGSVTALCCVDKKGILSWPNPTAEKVFFLRNANTLSPSSRLFCSTGSVDRTSEPQCQTQAEDSKQDSNKTSYITHDLSHSAAEVLDLTHDHALPFRLQFDDHSWRQHLNSLKPLGLAILLNTCNMDTQEHYMQFCCHVTCEALYNEDLVPVTNRRYQDHSIEDKSGYQAKDTMQSSRQVYLVDESGSLGHMWCLCELAKQIGFQDQAQNIFQLEQQLSTFRHVQPEMVRRDIKFARSLSIATKLKFPFPHMVAVVVRERSGGGLQLLTQGTADIILDSCIEFWDGHDLCPLSASDRKKVQDFYQRTSLTSYCTAFAYRPLTRGICDRMTKIYLELPADSKHLYAPHRSPTPLPWDFRNVLDPRVKGILGQFHSTDSLLCSENKDDNVSDIDSCFEIQCNQVFIGMVTMQYQAQIDMVQLIEQLDRACIRFVHFSKENELRSRVFSEKMGLESGWNCHISLLSERASTNLDNSRAMSMSAPSAINTDFSTVKFDDETTEWNDTGTSQVKSAMSHREQDTVRSEDSVLVQSVDLGSGQEAWRSLSCLTDSTEQSAPVNFDLSNRAKLPRGIDKIRPHIELIDNVPLLVSLFTDCNTTVTREMLHIMQDYGEVVCVLGSSANAENMPIFMQADAGVAVEPLYPQVCQRVPALTPTKEDQGPSPVDLSRALNSIACSLSVKREDPIAIFHLIMEARHYMTCLWNCVQFWLCCTVTLSFTQALSGFLLLPPLFSVDQVLWLCCLIIPMLSISMIATPMDPTIMQRATGKNQCTVNGEVALFVLWCYGSKFLPTIITIVLSQCISFLTLCPIYTADSKCLYVYPDAQGKVSWGGWGDKPNIILVIQHFALSLLVLHLVTISVGFVHREYSIWKKQPFNNYVWFFSAFIALCAQAVFSGTVFCKFWKDEGQNIEDFPLHLPLFFLVSLPLIFAINELIKWQEIKVNVRYQKRARLEFGTKLGMNSPF, from the exons ATGGATCATAGACTATTAGAAATCTTGTTT AAAATGGATGGTGATCGAGCAAAGGACAACACTTCTAAACCAAGTGAAAATGTTAAGAATAAGTCCACAGAACCATTAGGGCTAAGTACAAAAATTGCTCTTGAAACATTACAACGCGATATTAGGAGAGTATTACAAGAGTATGAGGAAGAATATAGGAGaaataa AAAATATAAAGCTTGGCTAAAGGACACTTTACATCATCGTAGTCAGTACACAACTCTTTGTTGGACTTCAGCAATTGCACTTTTGATCAATGCCATTATCCTTGTTATTGCATTCTTCACAACCAACGATACATG gCACCCTACACTGCCTTATGAAGGACTGACCGTTTGTTGTTTGgtagtattaaattttattttagtcgTATCCGATAATAAATTACGACATGAAGAAATTCCTTATAGAGTACGAGTTCTTCTTGACCAATTGGAAG TGGCAAAGAATAATTCTCAATGGAATCCCGAAAATTATCCACATTTATGCAGTCCATTGTCCCCCTGTCTAACTTTGCAGTGGACTTATCGCGATGGTCGTATAGTTAATTTGCCTTGGGCATTATTAGTTGCTGGtgatataattgttataaaaccTGGACAACAATCACCTGGATACTGTATTCCTTATGAT GATGCAGACGCGCCGATGTTACACGCAAGAGAAGTATATAGTCCGCAGGTCCACAgcgcaaatgaaattttttcaacgCCACAAGCTCGAACgccattgaaaaataaagtctATAAACTGCAAGAGACACCCTATTTGATGAATCTTAGAATGGCTCTTGACCAAGCTCTTGATAGGCCGGTTACATATCACAATCGCAAACGGCATCTTTTAATGATTTGTTGCATCGAACAACTGGCTTATCCAGTTCTTCTGATCATCGTATTACTTGTCAATTTGTTTCGATACTTATACGCGACAGAATATTTCGGTGTCGGTTACTGGAACGAAATGTTCTTGCTACAACCGATTGCTGTTAGTATCCCTTTACTTCCGTTAGTATTTCCAACTTGCTGgatctttttaaattgtttcggAATGGCTCGTTTCAAAGCTCTGTTTAAGCTTTATCAATCTTCGAAGAAACTTCAg TTTGTGGATCCTTTCGAAGACGCAGATATTTCTGGGCCTAGCAACCAGGAAGTAGTTTACAATTGGTTGGAATTAAAAGAAtactttttcaatattttagttGGTAAAGAACATATGATGTCGAGATCCGCCAGTATTCTACACGTCTTAGGATCAGTCACG GCACTGTGTTGCGTAGATAAAAAAGGGATTCTTTCGTGGCCTAATCCAACTGCAgagaaagtattttttttacgaaatgcTAATACTTTATCCCCGTCTTCAAG ATTATTTTGCAGTACTGGCAGTGTAGATAGAACCTCAGAACCTCAGTGTCAAACACAAGCTGAAGACTCCAAACAAGATTCAAATAAGACGTCATATATAACACatg atttgtctCACTCAGCAGCCGAAGTTTTGGACCTGACTCACGATCACGCTTTGCCGTTTCGTCTACAGTTTGACGACCATTCCTGGAGGCAACACTTGAACTCATTAAAACCCCTAGGTTTAGCCATCCTCCTCAATACGTGTAATATGGACACCCAAGAGCATTACATGCAGTTTTGTTGCCATGTCACGTGTGAAGCTCTGTATAATGAGGATCTTGTACCGGTTACAAACAGACG CTACCAGGATCACAGTATAGAAGATAAGAGTGGGTATCAAGCAAAAGATACAATGCAAAGTTCAAGACAAGTGTATTTAGTCGACGAATCAGGGAGCCTTGGACATATGTG GTGTTTATGTGAATTAGCGAAGCAGATAGGTTTCCAAGACCAGGCACAAAACATATTCCAATTGGAGCAACAATTGTCTACGTTTAGACACGTC CAACCAGAAATGGTTCGACGAGATATAAAGTTTGCACGATCTTTAAGTATCGCAACAAAATTGAAGTTTCCGTTTCCACACATGGTCGCCGTGGTAGTTAGAGAAAGGAGTGGCGGTGGTTTGCAACTGCTTACACAGGGTACAGCGGACATAATTTTGGATTCCTGTATTGAATTTTGGGATGGTCATGATCTATGTCCACTTTCAGCATCGGATAG AAAAAAGGTGCAAGATTTTTATCAAAGAACGAGCTTAACGTCATATTGCACTGCATTTGCGTACAGACCACTAACACGTGGTATTTGCGATAGAATGACTAAGATATACTTAGAACTTCCCGCGGATAGCAAACATTTATATGCACCTCACAGAAGTCCTACTCCACTACCTTGGGACTTTCGAAACGTTCTCGATCCCAGAGTAAAAGGAATACTTGGACAATTTCATTCAACCG attctTTGCTATGTAGTGAAAACAAAGATGATAACGTTAGCGACATTGATAGTTGCTTTGAAATTCAATGCAATCAAGTCTTTATTGGGATGGTGACTATGCAGTACCAAGCCCAAATCGATATG gtACAATTAATCGAGCAACTCGACAGGGCATGCATTCGATTCGTTCACTTCAGCAAAGAAAACGAATTAAGATCGCGCGTGTTCTCGGAGAAAATGGGGCTGGAAAGCGGATGGAATTGCCACATATCGTTGCTCAGTGAAAGAGCTAG CACTAATCTGGATAATAGTCGTGCGATGAGTATGTCCGCACCGAGCGCTATAAACACCGATTTCTCTACGGTAAAATTCGACGATGAGACCACGGAATGGAACGATACAGGAACATCTCAAGTCAAAAGCGCTATGAGCCATAG GGAACAGGATACAGTGCGAAGCGAAGACAGTGTACTCGTACAAAGCGTAGATTTAGGTTCCGGACAAGAAGCATGGCGATCTTTGAGTTGTCTTACAGACAGCACGGAGCAGAGCGCTCCcgtaaattttgatttatcaaATAGG GCAAAACTACCTCGAGGCATCGATAAAATTAGACCGCATATAGAATTAATAGATAATGTTCCCCTTTTGGTATCTCTGTTTACTGATTGCAACACTACTGTTACAAGGGAAATGTTGCACATTATGCAAGATTACGGAGAAGTTGTTTGCGTACTTGGCTCTTCCGCCAATGCAGAGAACATGCCCATCTTTATGCAAGCGGATGCAgg AGTGGCAGTGGAACCACTTTATCCACAAGTTTGCCAAAGAGTTCCGGCATTGACACCAACTAAAGAAGACCAAGGTCCATCTCCAGTCGATTTGAGTAGAGCACTGAATTCTATTGCCTGTTCGTTAAGCGTTAAACGAGAAGATCCAATTGCGATATTCCATTTAATTATGGAG GCTCGACATTATATGACGTGCCTTTGGAATTGCGTGCAATTCTGGCTCTGTTGTACAGTTACTCTCTCCTTCACTCAAGCTCTGTCTGGTTTCTTGTTGCTACCACCTCTATTTTCGGTCGATCAAGTCTTATGGTTGTGTTGCTTAATCATTCCAATGTTATCTATATCCATGATCGCAACGCCTATGGATCCTACCATAATGCAACGTGCAACTGGGAAAAATCAGTGCACTGTAAATGGCGAG GTTGCATTGTTCgttctgtggtgttacggCAGCAAATTTTTACCAACAATCATAACGATAGTACTATCGCAATGTATTTCGTTCTTGACCTTGTGTCCTATTTACACAGCAGACTCCAAGTGCCTGTATGTGTATCCCGATGCGCAGGGAAAAGTTTCATGGGGTGGTTGGGGGGATAaaccaaatattattttagtgaTACAACATTTCGCCTTGTCCTTGTTAGTTTTACATTTAg TAACAATATCCGTAGGCTTTGTACATAGAGAATATTCCATTTGGAAGAAACAGCCATTCAACAATTATGTATGGTTCTTCAGTGCATTTATAGC ATTATGCGCACAAGCAGTATTCTCAGGAACTGTGTTCTGCAAATTTTGGAAAGACGAAGgacaaaatatcgaagattttCCTCTAcatcttcctctcttttttttagtttcattgccattaatttttgcaattaacGAATTGATCAAGTGGCAAGAGATTAA GGTAAACGTGAGATATCAAAAGAGGGCACGACTTGAATTTGGTACAAAACTTGGAATGAATTCACcgttttaa
- the LOC122575023 gene encoding transmembrane protein 94 isoform X4, producing the protein MDHRLLEILFKMDGDRAKDNTSKPSENVKNKSTEPLGLSTKIALETLQRDIRRVLQEYEEEYRRNKKYKAWLKDTLHHRSQYTTLCWTSAIALLINAIILVIAFFTTNDTWHPTLPYEGLTVCCLVVLNFILVVSDNKLRHEEIPYRVRVLLDQLEVAKNNSQWNPENYPHLCSPLSPCLTLQWTYRDGRIVNLPWALLVAGDIIVIKPGQQSPGYCIPYDDADAPMLHAREVYSPQVHSANEIFSTPQARTPLKNKVYKLQETPYLMNLRMALDQALDRPVTYHNRKRHLLMICCIEQLAYPVLLIIVLLVNLFRYLYATEYFGVGYWNEMFLLQPIAVSIPLLPLVFPTCWIFLNCFGMARFKALFKLYQSSKKLQFVDPFEDADISGPSNQEVVYNWLELKEYFFNILVGKEHMMSRSASILHVLGSVTALCCVDKKGILSWPNPTAEKVFFLRNANTLSPSSRLFCSTGSVDRTSEPQCQTQAEDSKQDSNKTSYITHDLSHSAAEVLDLTHDHALPFRLQFDDHSWRQHLNSLKPLGLAILLNTCNMDTQEHYMQFCCHVTCEALYNEDLVPVTNRRYQDHSIEDKSGYQAKDTMQSSRQVYLVDESGSLGHMWCLCELAKQIGFQDQAQNIFQLEQQLSTFRHVQPEMVRRDIKFARSLSIATKLKFPFPHMVAVVVRERSGGGLQLLTQGTADIILDSCIEFWDGHDLCPLSASDRKKVQDFYQRTSLTSYCTAFAYRPLTRGICDRMTKIYLELPADSKHLYAPHRSPTPLPWDFRNVLDPRVKGILGQFHSTDSLLCSENKDDNVSDIDSCFEIQCNQVFIGMVTMQYQAQIDMVQLIEQLDRACIRFVHFSKENELRSRVFSEKMGLESGWNCHISLLSERARSESPVGWWVSQAAAMSSPTPSAQSHQHNYSCMDEASHLLNRVSPRTNLDNSRAMSMSAPSAINTDFSTVKFDDETTEWNDTGTSQVKSAMSHREQDTVRSEDSVLVQSVDLGSGQEAWRSLSCLTDSTEQSAPVNFDLSNRAKLPRGIDKIRPHIELIDNVPLLVSLFTDCNTTVTREMLHIMQDYGEVVCVLGSSANAENMPIFMQADAGVAVEPLYPQVCQRVPALTPTKEDQGPSPVDLSRALNSIACSLSVKREDPIAIFHLIMEARHYMTCLWNCVQFWLCCTVTLSFTQALSGFLLLPPLFSVDQVLWLCCLIIPMLSISMIATPMDPTIMQRATGKNQCTVNGEVALFVLWCYGSKFLPTIITIVLSQCISFLTLCPIYTADSKCLYVYPDAQGKVSWGGWGDKPNIILVIQHFALSLLVLHLVTISVGFVHREYSIWKKQPFNNYVWFFSAFIALCAQAVFSGTVFCKFWKDEGQNIEDFPLHLPLFFLVSLPLIFAINELIKWQEIKVNVRYQKRARLEFGTKLGMNSPF; encoded by the exons ATGGATCATAGACTATTAGAAATCTTGTTT AAAATGGATGGTGATCGAGCAAAGGACAACACTTCTAAACCAAGTGAAAATGTTAAGAATAAGTCCACAGAACCATTAGGGCTAAGTACAAAAATTGCTCTTGAAACATTACAACGCGATATTAGGAGAGTATTACAAGAGTATGAGGAAGAATATAGGAGaaataa AAAATATAAAGCTTGGCTAAAGGACACTTTACATCATCGTAGTCAGTACACAACTCTTTGTTGGACTTCAGCAATTGCACTTTTGATCAATGCCATTATCCTTGTTATTGCATTCTTCACAACCAACGATACATG gCACCCTACACTGCCTTATGAAGGACTGACCGTTTGTTGTTTGgtagtattaaattttattttagtcgTATCCGATAATAAATTACGACATGAAGAAATTCCTTATAGAGTACGAGTTCTTCTTGACCAATTGGAAG TGGCAAAGAATAATTCTCAATGGAATCCCGAAAATTATCCACATTTATGCAGTCCATTGTCCCCCTGTCTAACTTTGCAGTGGACTTATCGCGATGGTCGTATAGTTAATTTGCCTTGGGCATTATTAGTTGCTGGtgatataattgttataaaaccTGGACAACAATCACCTGGATACTGTATTCCTTATGAT GATGCAGACGCGCCGATGTTACACGCAAGAGAAGTATATAGTCCGCAGGTCCACAgcgcaaatgaaattttttcaacgCCACAAGCTCGAACgccattgaaaaataaagtctATAAACTGCAAGAGACACCCTATTTGATGAATCTTAGAATGGCTCTTGACCAAGCTCTTGATAGGCCGGTTACATATCACAATCGCAAACGGCATCTTTTAATGATTTGTTGCATCGAACAACTGGCTTATCCAGTTCTTCTGATCATCGTATTACTTGTCAATTTGTTTCGATACTTATACGCGACAGAATATTTCGGTGTCGGTTACTGGAACGAAATGTTCTTGCTACAACCGATTGCTGTTAGTATCCCTTTACTTCCGTTAGTATTTCCAACTTGCTGgatctttttaaattgtttcggAATGGCTCGTTTCAAAGCTCTGTTTAAGCTTTATCAATCTTCGAAGAAACTTCAg TTTGTGGATCCTTTCGAAGACGCAGATATTTCTGGGCCTAGCAACCAGGAAGTAGTTTACAATTGGTTGGAATTAAAAGAAtactttttcaatattttagttGGTAAAGAACATATGATGTCGAGATCCGCCAGTATTCTACACGTCTTAGGATCAGTCACG GCACTGTGTTGCGTAGATAAAAAAGGGATTCTTTCGTGGCCTAATCCAACTGCAgagaaagtattttttttacgaaatgcTAATACTTTATCCCCGTCTTCAAG ATTATTTTGCAGTACTGGCAGTGTAGATAGAACCTCAGAACCTCAGTGTCAAACACAAGCTGAAGACTCCAAACAAGATTCAAATAAGACGTCATATATAACACatg atttgtctCACTCAGCAGCCGAAGTTTTGGACCTGACTCACGATCACGCTTTGCCGTTTCGTCTACAGTTTGACGACCATTCCTGGAGGCAACACTTGAACTCATTAAAACCCCTAGGTTTAGCCATCCTCCTCAATACGTGTAATATGGACACCCAAGAGCATTACATGCAGTTTTGTTGCCATGTCACGTGTGAAGCTCTGTATAATGAGGATCTTGTACCGGTTACAAACAGACG CTACCAGGATCACAGTATAGAAGATAAGAGTGGGTATCAAGCAAAAGATACAATGCAAAGTTCAAGACAAGTGTATTTAGTCGACGAATCAGGGAGCCTTGGACATATGTG GTGTTTATGTGAATTAGCGAAGCAGATAGGTTTCCAAGACCAGGCACAAAACATATTCCAATTGGAGCAACAATTGTCTACGTTTAGACACGTC CAACCAGAAATGGTTCGACGAGATATAAAGTTTGCACGATCTTTAAGTATCGCAACAAAATTGAAGTTTCCGTTTCCACACATGGTCGCCGTGGTAGTTAGAGAAAGGAGTGGCGGTGGTTTGCAACTGCTTACACAGGGTACAGCGGACATAATTTTGGATTCCTGTATTGAATTTTGGGATGGTCATGATCTATGTCCACTTTCAGCATCGGATAG AAAAAAGGTGCAAGATTTTTATCAAAGAACGAGCTTAACGTCATATTGCACTGCATTTGCGTACAGACCACTAACACGTGGTATTTGCGATAGAATGACTAAGATATACTTAGAACTTCCCGCGGATAGCAAACATTTATATGCACCTCACAGAAGTCCTACTCCACTACCTTGGGACTTTCGAAACGTTCTCGATCCCAGAGTAAAAGGAATACTTGGACAATTTCATTCAACCG attctTTGCTATGTAGTGAAAACAAAGATGATAACGTTAGCGACATTGATAGTTGCTTTGAAATTCAATGCAATCAAGTCTTTATTGGGATGGTGACTATGCAGTACCAAGCCCAAATCGATATG gtACAATTAATCGAGCAACTCGACAGGGCATGCATTCGATTCGTTCACTTCAGCAAAGAAAACGAATTAAGATCGCGCGTGTTCTCGGAGAAAATGGGGCTGGAAAGCGGATGGAATTGCCACATATCGTTGCTCAGTGAAAGAGCTAG GTCCGAGAGTCCAGTGGGTTGGTGGGTGAGCCAGGCAGCAGCCATGTCCTCACCCACTCCCTCGGCCCAATCTCATCAACATAATTACTCCTGCATGGATGAGGCCAGCCACTTGCTTAATCGTGTCTCTCCTCG CACTAATCTGGATAATAGTCGTGCGATGAGTATGTCCGCACCGAGCGCTATAAACACCGATTTCTCTACGGTAAAATTCGACGATGAGACCACGGAATGGAACGATACAGGAACATCTCAAGTCAAAAGCGCTATGAGCCATAG GGAACAGGATACAGTGCGAAGCGAAGACAGTGTACTCGTACAAAGCGTAGATTTAGGTTCCGGACAAGAAGCATGGCGATCTTTGAGTTGTCTTACAGACAGCACGGAGCAGAGCGCTCCcgtaaattttgatttatcaaATAGG GCAAAACTACCTCGAGGCATCGATAAAATTAGACCGCATATAGAATTAATAGATAATGTTCCCCTTTTGGTATCTCTGTTTACTGATTGCAACACTACTGTTACAAGGGAAATGTTGCACATTATGCAAGATTACGGAGAAGTTGTTTGCGTACTTGGCTCTTCCGCCAATGCAGAGAACATGCCCATCTTTATGCAAGCGGATGCAgg AGTGGCAGTGGAACCACTTTATCCACAAGTTTGCCAAAGAGTTCCGGCATTGACACCAACTAAAGAAGACCAAGGTCCATCTCCAGTCGATTTGAGTAGAGCACTGAATTCTATTGCCTGTTCGTTAAGCGTTAAACGAGAAGATCCAATTGCGATATTCCATTTAATTATGGAG GCTCGACATTATATGACGTGCCTTTGGAATTGCGTGCAATTCTGGCTCTGTTGTACAGTTACTCTCTCCTTCACTCAAGCTCTGTCTGGTTTCTTGTTGCTACCACCTCTATTTTCGGTCGATCAAGTCTTATGGTTGTGTTGCTTAATCATTCCAATGTTATCTATATCCATGATCGCAACGCCTATGGATCCTACCATAATGCAACGTGCAACTGGGAAAAATCAGTGCACTGTAAATGGCGAG GTTGCATTGTTCgttctgtggtgttacggCAGCAAATTTTTACCAACAATCATAACGATAGTACTATCGCAATGTATTTCGTTCTTGACCTTGTGTCCTATTTACACAGCAGACTCCAAGTGCCTGTATGTGTATCCCGATGCGCAGGGAAAAGTTTCATGGGGTGGTTGGGGGGATAaaccaaatattattttagtgaTACAACATTTCGCCTTGTCCTTGTTAGTTTTACATTTAg TAACAATATCCGTAGGCTTTGTACATAGAGAATATTCCATTTGGAAGAAACAGCCATTCAACAATTATGTATGGTTCTTCAGTGCATTTATAGC ATTATGCGCACAAGCAGTATTCTCAGGAACTGTGTTCTGCAAATTTTGGAAAGACGAAGgacaaaatatcgaagattttCCTCTAcatcttcctctcttttttttagtttcattgccattaatttttgcaattaacGAATTGATCAAGTGGCAAGAGATTAA GGTAAACGTGAGATATCAAAAGAGGGCACGACTTGAATTTGGTACAAAACTTGGAATGAATTCACcgttttaa